The Fortiea contorta PCC 7126 genome has a segment encoding these proteins:
- a CDS encoding cyclic peptide export ABC transporter has protein sequence MNLILFLLRSSWRMVTIAIVTGFLSGGSSAGLIALISAAANGGTSISIAYIAWWFLGLVAVALITSIISQVMLIRLSQNAVLELRLRLSQQILASELSHLEQLGSPRILATLTDDVQAVANSVYVIPFLCIDLAMVLGCLVYITWLSWLILLILVSLMVVGIGSCQWLLNRGGKLLALAREDQDMLFKHLGTITDGVKELKLNYQRRQVFLSKYLQAAANRFRRHNVDGLTLFATTTSWGKLLFFFAIGFLIFALPKLISISPQTLSGYILTFTYLMLPMDNIVSNLPQISKANVALKKIESLGLSLASRSELSTVPPDLKTSWQKLQFQKVTHNYYSETEDNGFNLGPINLTLYPQEIVFIVGGNGSGKSTLAKLITGLYIPESGDIFWDGEAINQQNREWYRQHFAVIFSDFYLFAELLGLENPDLDIQARDYLKQLQLDHKVKIANGQLSTTALSQGQRKRLALLTAYLEDRPIYLFDEWAADQDPIFKEIFYTQLLPELKQRGKTVLAISHDDRYFHLADRIVKLEYGKIEYDKHYQGI, from the coding sequence ATGAATCTGATTCTTTTTCTGCTACGTTCTTCTTGGAGGATGGTGACGATAGCCATTGTCACAGGATTCCTAAGTGGTGGTAGCAGCGCTGGATTAATCGCCCTCATCAGCGCTGCTGCTAACGGTGGTACTTCTATATCCATAGCATATATAGCTTGGTGGTTTTTAGGGCTAGTAGCAGTGGCTCTCATCACCAGTATCATTTCCCAAGTAATGCTGATTCGCTTATCACAAAATGCTGTTTTAGAATTAAGATTGCGCTTAAGTCAGCAGATATTGGCTTCGGAATTAAGTCATTTAGAACAGTTAGGAAGTCCCAGAATTTTAGCCACTTTAACAGATGATGTACAAGCTGTTGCTAACTCTGTGTATGTAATTCCTTTTTTGTGTATTGATTTGGCAATGGTTTTAGGTTGTCTAGTTTATATTACTTGGTTATCTTGGTTAATTTTGTTAATTTTAGTCAGTTTAATGGTGGTTGGAATAGGTAGCTGTCAGTGGCTATTAAATAGAGGCGGAAAACTCTTAGCCTTGGCGAGAGAAGACCAAGATATGCTATTCAAGCATTTAGGCACTATTACCGATGGAGTCAAAGAACTCAAACTAAATTATCAACGCCGCCAAGTATTTTTGTCAAAATATTTGCAAGCAGCAGCTAATAGATTTCGGCGTCACAATGTGGATGGACTAACTCTATTTGCCACCACTACTAGCTGGGGTAAGCTCCTGTTTTTCTTCGCTATTGGTTTTTTAATATTTGCTCTGCCCAAGTTAATTAGTATTAGTCCTCAAACTTTATCTGGCTACATTTTGACTTTTACTTATTTAATGTTGCCGATGGATAATATCGTCAGCAATCTGCCTCAAATCAGCAAAGCTAATGTTGCTTTAAAAAAAATAGAATCTTTGGGTTTATCTTTGGCTAGCCGCTCAGAATTGTCAACAGTACCACCAGATTTAAAAACTTCTTGGCAAAAGTTACAATTTCAAAAAGTTACTCATAATTATTATTCGGAAACAGAAGATAATGGTTTTAATCTCGGCCCTATCAATTTGACTTTGTATCCCCAGGAAATAGTATTTATTGTTGGTGGTAATGGCAGCGGTAAATCTACTTTGGCGAAACTAATTACCGGACTTTATATCCCAGAAAGTGGAGACATATTCTGGGATGGAGAAGCAATTAATCAACAAAATCGAGAATGGTATCGGCAACATTTTGCAGTCATTTTTTCGGATTTTTATTTATTTGCAGAACTTTTAGGATTAGAAAATCCTGATTTGGATATTCAAGCTAGAGATTACCTCAAACAACTGCAATTAGACCATAAAGTAAAAATAGCAAATGGGCAGCTTTCAACAACAGCGCTTTCTCAAGGACAACGGAAACGATTAGCTTTGCTCACAGCTTATTTAGAAGACAGACCGATTTATTTATTTGATGAATGGGCTGCTGACCAAGACCCAATATTTAAAGAAATTTTCTATACTCAACTGCTACCAGAATTGAAACAGAGAGGGAAAACTGTATTAGCAATTAGCCACGACGATCGCTATTTTCATCTAGCAGACCGGATAGTCAAATTAGAATACGGCAAAATTGAATATGACAAGCACTATCAAGGAATATAA
- the hpnI gene encoding bacteriohopanetetrol glucosamine biosynthesis glycosyltransferase HpnI, whose amino-acid sequence MSMIELVLLILCLAAVIFYGYGIYAAIAFIRHPQSINSQFHPAISILKPVCGLDRDTQTNLASFCQQDYPEYQIVFAVRDRHDPVIAVVEKLILQFPQVDVQLVVSDRIIGANLKVSNLANAVVAAKHEVLLMADSDIRVGKDYLQRVIQPLQDDNVGVVTCLYRSLAAGWVTTLEAVGTATDFPTGVLVSNQNSGIKFAFGSTIVIRQQVLKAIGGFGAIADYLADDFQLGYLPAQAGYKVILSDYIVDHVLETSTLFDAIQRQIRWARCIRVSRPWDYLGLLLTHGTCNSLLLLVATGGSTLGWLVLIITWVMRLLMGWVVSVKILHDPVAKKFWWVIPVRDLISFVIWCLGWMGSTIQWRGQQLRLGRGGKMTTVV is encoded by the coding sequence ATGTCAATGATCGAGCTAGTGCTGTTAATTCTTTGTTTAGCAGCTGTGATCTTCTATGGCTATGGAATTTATGCAGCGATCGCTTTTATTCGCCATCCCCAGTCCATAAATTCCCAATTCCACCCAGCCATCAGCATTCTCAAACCAGTTTGTGGGCTAGATCGTGACACTCAAACCAATCTGGCGTCATTTTGTCAGCAAGATTATCCAGAATATCAGATTGTCTTTGCGGTGCGCGATCGCCATGACCCAGTAATTGCGGTTGTCGAAAAGTTGATCCTCCAGTTCCCACAGGTGGATGTGCAATTGGTCGTGAGCGATCGCATTATTGGCGCTAACCTCAAGGTCAGCAATCTGGCTAATGCTGTGGTTGCGGCTAAACATGAAGTTTTGCTGATGGCTGATAGTGATATCCGTGTGGGTAAGGACTATTTACAACGAGTAATTCAACCTTTACAAGACGACAATGTGGGTGTAGTCACTTGTTTATATCGCTCCCTAGCAGCAGGATGGGTGACAACTTTAGAAGCAGTCGGAACTGCTACTGATTTCCCCACAGGAGTTTTAGTCAGCAACCAAAATTCCGGGATAAAATTTGCTTTCGGTTCGACTATTGTTATTCGTCAACAAGTGCTAAAGGCGATCGGCGGATTTGGAGCGATCGCTGATTACTTGGCTGATGATTTCCAACTGGGATACTTACCAGCCCAAGCGGGTTACAAAGTTATACTCTCAGATTATATAGTTGACCATGTTTTAGAAACCAGCACTTTATTTGATGCTATTCAAAGACAAATCCGCTGGGCGCGTTGTATCCGGGTTTCCCGACCTTGGGATTATTTGGGACTACTGTTGACTCATGGTACTTGCAATAGCTTGTTGTTGTTGGTGGCTACGGGTGGTTCAACACTAGGATGGCTAGTGTTAATTATTACTTGGGTAATGCGACTGTTAATGGGTTGGGTTGTAAGCGTAAAAATTTTGCATGACCCAGTTGCCAAAAAGTTTTGGTGGGTGATTCCTGTGCGTGATTTAATTAGCTTTGTGATTTGGTGTCTAGGCTGGATGGGTAGCACAATACAATGGCGGGGACAGCAGTTGAGGCTGGGTAGGGGCGGTAAAATGACTACTGTGGTCTAA
- a CDS encoding chlorophyll a/b-binding protein, producing MTDTTRIAAPVVEDRNAWRWGFTPQAEIWNGRLAMIGFLAAALIELFSGEGFLHFWGIL from the coding sequence ATGACAGACACAACAAGAATCGCGGCTCCTGTAGTTGAAGATCGTAATGCTTGGCGCTGGGGCTTTACTCCACAAGCAGAAATTTGGAACGGTCGCTTGGCGATGATCGGTTTTCTCGCAGCTGCTTTGATAGAATTGTTCTCTGGTGAAGGCTTTTTACACTTCTGGGGCATTCTCTAA
- the rpoD gene encoding RNA polymerase sigma factor RpoD, producing MNQANNVLESIYQPDLEMINQPELELEELLIDDEEDLLITDDGEIDEFLEPQSDEDDAKSGKAAKSRRRTQSKKKHYTEDSIRLYLQEIGRIRLLRADEEIELARKIADLLELERVRERLSEQLDRDPKDSEWAEAVQLPLPAFRYRLHIGRRAKDKMVQSNLRLVVSIAKKYMNRGLSFQDLIQEGSLGLIRAAEKFDHEKGYKFSTYATWWIRQAITRAIADQSRTIRLPVHLYETISRIKKTTKLLSQEMGRKPTEEEIATRMEMTIEKLRFIAKSAQLPISLETPIGKEEDSRLGDFIESDGETPEDQVSKNLLREDLEKVLDSLSPRERDVLRLRYGLDDGRMKTLEEIGQIFNVTRERIRQIEAKALRKLRHPNRNSVLKEYIR from the coding sequence ATGAACCAGGCTAACAACGTACTCGAAAGCATTTATCAGCCTGACCTAGAAATGATAAATCAGCCTGAGCTCGAGTTAGAAGAACTCTTAATAGACGATGAAGAGGACTTGCTGATCACCGATGATGGCGAAATTGATGAGTTTTTAGAGCCTCAGTCTGATGAGGACGACGCAAAGTCTGGAAAAGCCGCTAAATCGCGTCGTCGGACACAAAGTAAAAAAAAGCATTACACCGAAGATTCGATTCGCCTTTACCTACAAGAGATTGGTCGAATTCGTCTGTTACGAGCAGATGAAGAAATCGAATTGGCGCGGAAAATTGCCGATTTGTTGGAATTAGAAAGGGTACGAGAAAGACTTTCAGAACAGTTGGATCGTGACCCTAAAGATAGTGAATGGGCAGAAGCTGTACAACTACCATTACCAGCCTTTCGCTACCGCCTACATATTGGTCGGAGGGCGAAAGATAAGATGGTGCAATCTAACCTCCGCCTTGTGGTTTCAATTGCCAAGAAATACATGAATCGGGGCTTATCTTTTCAAGATTTAATTCAAGAAGGTAGTCTTGGCTTGATTCGCGCCGCAGAAAAGTTTGACCATGAAAAGGGTTATAAGTTTTCTACATACGCTACATGGTGGATTCGTCAAGCAATTACCAGGGCAATAGCTGACCAATCTCGCACTATCCGTCTCCCAGTTCATCTATACGAAACTATCTCACGGATCAAGAAAACCACCAAGCTGCTTTCTCAAGAAATGGGTCGCAAACCCACCGAAGAAGAAATTGCGACTCGCATGGAAATGACTATTGAGAAACTGCGGTTTATTGCTAAATCCGCTCAATTACCTATTTCACTAGAAACGCCCATAGGGAAAGAAGAAGACTCCCGATTGGGCGATTTTATTGAATCCGACGGTGAGACACCAGAAGACCAAGTTTCCAAAAATCTCCTTCGTGAAGATTTGGAAAAAGTCCTTGATAGTCTCAGCCCCAGGGAAAGAGATGTTCTCCGACTTCGTTATGGCTTAGATGACGGACGAATGAAGACTCTTGAGGAAATTGGACAGATTTTTAATGTTACTCGTGAACGGATTCGTCAAATTGAGGCGAAGGCTCTCCGTAAGTTACGTCACCCAAATCGTAACAGCGTTCTCAAGGAATATATCCGCTAG
- a CDS encoding fasciclin domain-containing protein, giving the protein MKTSKGIVRKALFNIVGGCSLLALSACAEPVTQTPTTTTASPLAETPTTTVPPVTQTPTTPIPTITATPTASPNQNLVQQLQSSANQGQFQTLAKAVQAAGLTDRLSAPGPYTVFAPTDAAFAALPKTTLDNLLKPANKQKLVQLLSYHVIPGRITATELKSGQVKTLEGSPVTIKVDRASNTITVNGATVAQADIPASNGVIHIVDQVIVPTGFKVSLKTNPTRQ; this is encoded by the coding sequence ATGAAAACGAGCAAAGGAATTGTACGCAAAGCTTTATTCAATATTGTTGGTGGATGTAGCCTTCTAGCTTTGTCCGCCTGTGCTGAACCCGTGACGCAAACACCAACAACAACTACCGCCTCTCCTTTAGCAGAAACACCAACAACTACCGTCCCTCCCGTGACGCAAACACCAACAACACCCATTCCTACAATCACAGCCACTCCCACTGCTAGCCCCAACCAAAATTTAGTACAACAGCTACAGTCATCAGCCAATCAGGGACAGTTTCAAACCCTAGCTAAAGCTGTACAAGCTGCAGGCTTAACTGACAGGCTATCTGCACCAGGGCCTTACACAGTTTTCGCACCCACTGACGCCGCTTTTGCAGCTTTGCCAAAAACAACTTTAGACAATCTCCTCAAGCCAGCAAATAAGCAAAAATTAGTGCAGCTTTTGTCTTATCACGTTATCCCAGGGCGGATTACCGCTACTGAACTTAAATCTGGTCAAGTTAAAACCCTTGAGGGTAGTCCAGTAACAATCAAGGTAGACCGTGCCAGCAACACAATTACCGTTAATGGTGCTACAGTAGCTCAGGCAGATATCCCAGCCAGTAACGGCGTGATTCACATAGTTGATCAGGTGATTGTGCCCACAGGGTTTAAAGTCAGTTTGAAAACTAACCCTACAAGGCAGTAG
- the gyrB gene encoding DNA topoisomerase (ATP-hydrolyzing) subunit B: MTSSYSADQIQVLEGLEAVRKRPGMYIGTTGPRGLHHLVYEVVDNSVDEALAGYCTHVEVDLNADGSVTVTDDGRGIPTDIHPKTGKSALETVLTVLHAGGKFGGGGYKVSGGLHGVGISVVNALSEFVEVTVWRDKKAHLQRYERGFPVSELQVKPHKEAKTGTSVTFKPDSQIFTLSTEFDYITLAGRLRELAYLNAGVKITFADNRLELLKSDTPKVETYEYKGGIKEYIAYMNREKQPLHEEIIYVQGERNNVQVEVALQWCTDAYTDNVLGFANNIRTVDGGTHLEGLKAVLTRTLNAIARKRNKIKENEANLSGEHVREGLTAVISVKVPDPEFEGQTKTKLGNTEVRGIVDSLVGEVLTEYLEFHPSVADAVLDKAIQAFKAAEAARHARELVRRKSVLESSPLPGKLADCSSRDPGESEIFIVEGDSAGGSAKQGRDRRTQAILPLRGKILNIEKTDDAKIYKNNEVQALITALGLGVKGEEFDASQLRYHRIVIMTDADVDGAHIRTLLLTFFYRYQRSLIEQGFIYIACPPLFKVERGRNHEYCYSDRELQQYIATLPSNANYNIQRFKGLGEMMPQQLWDTTMNPETRKMKQVEIEDAAEADRIFTILMGDRVAPRREFIETYGSKLNLTDLDI, translated from the coding sequence ATGACGAGCAGTTACAGTGCCGATCAGATTCAAGTTCTGGAAGGTCTGGAAGCCGTCCGCAAACGACCAGGAATGTACATTGGTACTACAGGCCCGCGGGGACTCCACCATTTAGTTTACGAGGTAGTGGATAACTCCGTTGATGAGGCTTTGGCAGGTTACTGTACCCATGTCGAAGTGGATCTCAATGCTGATGGTTCTGTGACAGTTACAGATGATGGTCGGGGTATCCCTACTGATATTCACCCAAAAACAGGAAAATCGGCGTTGGAAACTGTGTTGACGGTACTGCACGCTGGCGGTAAGTTTGGCGGTGGCGGCTACAAGGTTTCTGGGGGATTACACGGGGTAGGGATTTCTGTTGTGAACGCCTTGTCTGAGTTTGTGGAAGTGACAGTTTGGCGGGATAAAAAAGCTCACCTCCAGCGCTATGAACGCGGTTTTCCGGTGAGTGAGTTGCAAGTAAAGCCTCACAAAGAAGCTAAAACTGGGACTTCTGTTACCTTTAAACCAGATTCACAAATTTTTACCCTGAGTACGGAGTTTGACTACATCACTTTAGCCGGTCGCTTGCGGGAACTAGCTTATTTGAACGCTGGTGTCAAAATTACTTTTGCTGACAATCGGCTAGAACTGCTAAAAAGCGACACACCCAAGGTAGAAACCTACGAATACAAGGGTGGTATTAAAGAGTATATTGCCTACATGAACCGCGAGAAACAACCTTTACATGAAGAAATTATCTATGTACAGGGGGAACGCAACAATGTTCAAGTAGAAGTGGCTTTGCAGTGGTGTACAGATGCTTACACAGACAATGTTTTGGGATTTGCTAATAATATTCGCACAGTTGACGGTGGTACTCACCTAGAAGGCTTGAAGGCGGTGTTGACTCGGACATTAAATGCGATCGCCCGCAAACGCAATAAAATCAAAGAAAATGAAGCCAACCTCAGCGGTGAACACGTCCGTGAAGGTTTAACAGCAGTCATTTCCGTCAAAGTTCCCGATCCCGAATTTGAAGGACAAACTAAAACCAAACTTGGTAACACGGAAGTCCGCGGAATAGTCGATTCTTTAGTAGGCGAAGTTCTCACCGAATACTTAGAATTTCACCCCAGTGTCGCCGATGCAGTCCTAGATAAAGCTATTCAAGCCTTTAAAGCTGCAGAAGCAGCCCGTCACGCACGGGAGTTAGTGCGGCGCAAATCTGTGCTGGAATCGTCGCCATTACCTGGTAAACTCGCTGATTGCAGCTCCCGTGATCCCGGCGAATCCGAGATATTCATCGTTGAAGGCGATTCAGCGGGCGGTAGCGCCAAACAAGGACGCGATCGCCGTACCCAAGCCATCCTGCCTCTACGCGGTAAAATTCTGAATATCGAGAAGACTGACGACGCCAAAATTTATAAAAACAACGAAGTCCAAGCGCTAATTACCGCCCTGGGTTTGGGTGTCAAAGGTGAAGAATTCGACGCCTCCCAACTACGTTATCACCGGATTGTGATTATGACGGATGCTGACGTAGATGGAGCGCACATCCGTACACTGTTGTTAACATTCTTCTATCGCTACCAGCGTTCACTCATAGAGCAGGGCTTCATCTACATTGCTTGTCCGCCACTATTCAAAGTAGAACGTGGGCGCAATCATGAATATTGCTATAGCGATCGCGAACTGCAGCAGTACATCGCTACTCTTCCTAGCAACGCTAACTATAACATCCAACGCTTCAAAGGTTTAGGTGAAATGATGCCCCAACAACTTTGGGACACCACCATGAACCCAGAAACCCGCAAAATGAAGCAAGTAGAAATTGAAGATGCAGCCGAAGCCGATCGCATTTTTACAATTTTAATGGGCGATCGTGTTGCACCAAGACGCGAATTTATCGAAACCTACGGTTCTAAACTTAACCTCACGGATTTAGATATCTAA
- the miaA gene encoding tRNA (adenosine(37)-N6)-dimethylallyltransferase MiaA: protein MTKLIVICGATATGKSGLGLGLAMGLGAVILSADSRQVYREFDVGTAKPTRGEQKLVPHYLIDICDPTNTMTVADYQVQAQALISSFPDTPVLLVGGTGLYIRSVVQGMKIPRVAAQPELRSQLTFFEQTQLYAMLQQVDPVAAQKIHAHDSVRTLRALEVYYVTGIPISEQQGENPPNYPILQIGLDGNVERLGERIRQRTEQMITNGLVSEVEYLCHKYGADLNLLDTLGYQEIKQYLTGEISLDAAKELIVLHTRQFAKRQRTWFRAYPQIEWFDLEHPNLLNVVLQRIQEFIS from the coding sequence ATGACTAAATTGATTGTAATTTGTGGCGCGACGGCGACGGGTAAATCTGGCTTGGGGTTGGGTTTGGCTATGGGACTGGGTGCTGTGATTCTCAGTGCAGACTCTCGCCAAGTGTACCGTGAGTTTGATGTTGGTACTGCAAAACCAACAAGGGGAGAACAAAAATTAGTGCCCCATTATCTCATAGATATTTGCGACCCGACAAATACGATGACGGTAGCAGATTATCAAGTGCAAGCGCAAGCTTTAATTTCTTCTTTCCCTGATACTCCTGTTTTGCTGGTAGGAGGTACAGGTTTATACATTCGTTCTGTTGTCCAAGGGATGAAGATTCCCAGAGTAGCAGCACAACCAGAATTGCGATCGCAACTGACATTTTTTGAACAAACGCAGCTTTACGCTATGTTACAACAAGTTGATCCCGTTGCCGCCCAAAAAATTCATGCTCACGATTCGGTACGGACTCTTAGAGCCTTAGAGGTGTATTATGTTACGGGAATTCCGATTTCAGAACAACAAGGAGAGAATCCACCAAATTATCCAATTTTACAAATCGGGTTAGATGGGAATGTTGAACGATTAGGTGAACGGATTCGACAACGTACTGAACAGATGATCACAAACGGTTTAGTTAGCGAGGTTGAGTATCTTTGTCACAAATATGGAGCTGATTTAAATTTGTTAGATACTTTAGGCTATCAAGAAATTAAGCAATATTTGACTGGAGAAATTTCCCTAGATGCAGCTAAAGAATTAATAGTTTTGCACACGCGACAGTTTGCAAAGCGACAACGGACTTGGTTTCGTGCATATCCTCAAATTGAGTGGTTTGATCTAGAGCACCCTAATTTATTAAACGTTGTTTTGCAGCGAATACAGGAATTTATTTCCTAG
- a CDS encoding GDSL-type esterase/lipase family protein, translated as MINNKINLFLLISIGLNILLLSLNLFLAKTYGLLSPIKSYLPDIFKKIDSGYSVYYVHKKSQFELLVKSENTVIFLGDSITDEGEWTELLGKSYAKNRGISGDTTVGILNRLPEIIESKPRQIFMMIGINDLNNQGKSINQTLTDYQNILIELKNQTPNTEVFIQSVLPVNNKISRYWQNNHNIIKFNLALKELAQQYKYQYIDIFSHLADSEHQLEDQYTLDGLHLNGQGYLVWKKVIEKYVE; from the coding sequence ATGATTAACAATAAAATTAATCTTTTTTTATTGATTTCTATAGGTTTAAATATTTTGCTGTTATCACTCAATTTATTCCTAGCCAAAACTTACGGTTTATTATCTCCAATTAAAAGTTATTTGCCTGATATTTTTAAAAAGATTGACAGTGGCTATTCAGTTTATTATGTACATAAAAAAAGCCAGTTTGAACTATTAGTAAAATCAGAAAATACAGTCATATTTTTAGGTGACAGTATCACTGATGAAGGTGAATGGACGGAATTACTGGGTAAATCTTACGCCAAAAATCGAGGAATTTCAGGTGATACAACGGTTGGAATATTAAATCGCCTTCCAGAAATCATAGAGTCAAAACCGCGCCAAATCTTCATGATGATTGGTATCAATGATTTGAACAATCAAGGCAAATCCATCAACCAAACTTTAACAGATTATCAAAATATTTTGATTGAATTAAAAAATCAAACCCCGAACACAGAAGTATTTATTCAAAGTGTTTTACCTGTTAACAATAAAATCAGTCGTTATTGGCAAAATAATCACAACATAATCAAGTTCAATCTCGCTTTGAAAGAATTAGCACAACAATATAAATATCAATATATTGATATATTTTCACATTTAGCAGATTCAGAACATCAATTAGAAGATCAATATACTCTAGATGGGTTGCATTTAAATGGTCAAGGATATTTGGTATGGAAAAAGGTGATTGAAAAATATGTCGAATAA
- a CDS encoding Uma2 family endonuclease — protein MVQQVLINDDDYYVPDANQLVTEDDTPVDNFASAKQQRLLISSLYSSLQNQTFLAEANVGIYYTDLQPSIVPDVFLSLDVQVPENWWEKQNRCYMVWRFGKTPEVVIEIVSNKQGDELGKKLQIYENMRASYYIVYDPNQQLGENVLRVYELRGRYYTEISEPWLEQVGLGVTLWEGKFEARQDIWLRWCYQDGNVLLTGDEYAEQERQRAEQERQRAEQERQRAEQERQRAEQERQRAEQAEQRAQLLAERLRAMGIDPDSL, from the coding sequence ATGGTTCAGCAAGTTCTAATCAATGATGATGATTACTATGTGCCAGATGCTAACCAGCTAGTCACTGAAGATGATACACCTGTGGATAATTTTGCATCTGCCAAACAACAACGCCTTTTAATCAGTTCTCTTTACAGTTCTTTACAAAATCAGACTTTTTTAGCTGAAGCTAATGTAGGTATTTACTACACAGACTTACAGCCCTCTATTGTACCAGATGTCTTTCTCAGCTTGGATGTCCAAGTACCTGAAAATTGGTGGGAAAAACAAAATCGTTGTTATATGGTTTGGCGTTTTGGGAAAACACCGGAAGTTGTCATCGAAATTGTTTCCAATAAACAAGGTGATGAACTGGGAAAAAAGCTGCAAATTTATGAAAATATGCGGGCTAGTTACTATATCGTTTATGACCCAAATCAACAATTAGGAGAAAACGTACTGCGCGTTTATGAACTTAGGGGTAGATACTACACAGAAATTTCAGAACCTTGGTTAGAACAAGTTGGTTTAGGTGTAACTTTATGGGAAGGTAAATTTGAAGCAAGACAGGATATTTGGTTACGCTGGTGCTATCAAGATGGTAATGTTTTGCTCACTGGTGATGAATATGCCGAACAAGAACGTCAACGGGCTGAACAAGAACGTCAACGAGCTGAACAAGAACGTCAACGAGCTGAACAAGAACGTCAACGAGCTGAACAAGAACGTCAACGAGCTGAACAAGCAGAGCAACGCGCTCAATTATTAGCAGAAAGATTGCGGGCTATGGGGATAGATCCGGATAGTTTATAA
- the glcD gene encoding glycolate oxidase subunit GlcD, whose product MLIQDKQQHNWKPIIKKFEAVLGKNGVVQRKEELITYECDGLSCYRQRPALVVLPRTTAQVAAAVKICNEYSIPFIARGSGTGLSGGALPLENSVLIVTSLMRQILNIDLENQRAIVQPGVINSWVTQAVSGAGFYYAPDPSSQIICSIGGNIAENSGGVHCLKYGVTTNHVLGLKIVTAEGEIVDLGGQIPEMPGYDLTGVFVGSEGTLGIATEITLKILKSAESICVLLADFTSVEAAGASVSDIISAGIIPGGMEMMDNFSINAVEDVVATNCYPRDATAILLVEIDGLEIEVAENKQRVAEICRQNGARNVTSASDPETRLKLWKGRKAAFAAAGNLSPDYYVQDGVIPRTQLPYVLREIEALSQKFGYPVANVFHAGDGNLHPLILYDNSLPGALEKVEELGGEILKLCVKVGGSISGEHGIGADKKCYMPEMFSAADLETMQWVRQVFNPQGLANPGKMFPTPRTCGEAANSANFKQFEGVERF is encoded by the coding sequence ATGCTTATCCAAGATAAACAACAACACAACTGGAAACCCATCATCAAAAAATTTGAGGCTGTGTTGGGCAAAAACGGCGTAGTTCAACGCAAGGAAGAACTCATTACCTATGAGTGTGATGGGTTATCTTGCTATCGCCAACGCCCAGCACTGGTGGTGCTACCTAGAACAACAGCACAAGTTGCGGCGGCAGTGAAGATATGCAATGAATATTCCATACCCTTCATTGCGCGTGGTTCTGGTACTGGTTTATCTGGTGGTGCTTTACCGTTAGAGAATTCGGTTTTAATTGTTACTTCCTTAATGCGGCAAATACTAAATATAGATTTAGAAAATCAACGCGCTATCGTCCAACCAGGGGTAATTAATAGTTGGGTAACACAAGCTGTCAGTGGTGCGGGATTTTACTACGCTCCCGATCCTTCTAGCCAAATTATCTGCTCAATTGGGGGTAATATTGCTGAAAATTCTGGTGGAGTGCATTGTCTCAAGTATGGTGTTACCACTAACCACGTTTTAGGGTTAAAAATTGTCACGGCTGAGGGTGAAATTGTCGATTTGGGTGGACAAATTCCCGAAATGCCCGGTTATGATTTAACAGGCGTATTTGTCGGTTCAGAAGGTACTTTAGGAATCGCTACAGAAATTACTCTTAAAATTCTTAAAAGTGCCGAGTCAATTTGTGTATTACTAGCAGATTTTACCAGCGTTGAAGCAGCAGGGGCTAGTGTTTCTGATATCATCAGCGCCGGGATTATTCCTGGTGGAATGGAAATGATGGATAATTTCAGCATCAATGCTGTGGAAGATGTTGTCGCCACAAATTGTTATCCCCGTGATGCAACAGCTATTCTGTTAGTAGAAATTGATGGTTTGGAAATCGAAGTTGCTGAAAATAAACAGCGAGTGGCAGAAATTTGTCGCCAGAATGGAGCACGAAATGTCACCTCTGCCAGTGACCCCGAAACCCGATTAAAATTGTGGAAAGGACGCAAAGCTGCTTTCGCGGCTGCTGGAAATTTAAGCCCAGATTATTATGTTCAAGATGGCGTTATTCCTCGAACTCAATTACCTTATGTACTGCGAGAAATTGAGGCTTTAAGTCAAAAATTTGGCTACCCGGTTGCTAATGTATTCCATGCTGGTGATGGTAATCTTCATCCACTAATTCTTTATGATAATTCCCTACCTGGAGCTTTAGAAAAGGTGGAAGAATTAGGAGGAGAAATTCTTAAACTTTGCGTAAAAGTTGGTGGTAGTATTTCTGGTGAACATGGTATAGGTGCTGATAAAAAGTGCTACATGCCAGAAATGTTTAGTGCAGCCGATTTAGAAACTATGCAATGGGTAAGACAAGTTTTTAATCCCCAAGGTTTAGCAAATCCGGGTAAGATGTTTCCGACACCACGCACTTGCGGTGAAGCAGCAAATTCTGCTAATTTCAAACAGTTTGAAGGTGTGGAAAGATTTTAA